In the genome of Candidatus Omnitrophota bacterium, the window ATTCAATGCGAGAAGATACGCCTGCGTTCGTTCTTCGATTTCACTCTCTTTTTCCGGGAGAATGGCTTTCATCCGGTCTGCAAGGCAGCGAACGGCTTCCTGCGCCCAGATAGGATCGAGCCACAAGCGGGGATTCGTTTCCCGTTCACTCTCGCTGGAAGAAGCGATCTCGGCGATGCGTTCTTCCTGCCATTTTTGCAAATCGATAATCTCCTGTTTTTCTTCCACGGCGTCTTGGATATATTCTGTCACCCATTCGTCCCATCCATACCCCACTCGCACAATCAATTTAGCCTGATGAATCCGTTTCGCCTGCGTCAAATCAAGTTCGCTAAAAGGCAGAACAGCAAGAGGAGGTTGAAGCAGAACAACCTGGGAACCGGATGGAGCGATGTTTTGACACCAATCGAATAAAGGGAAAAGCGCCGTTGCCGCCAGAATATCTTCTGGTTCGTTGGCGGTTTGG includes:
- a CDS encoding metal ABC transporter substrate-binding protein, translating into MAGRTAIALLAVFLSVFMQFCQTANEPEDILAATALFPLFDWCQNIAPSGSQVVLLQPPLAVLPFSELDLTQAKRIHQAKLIVRVGYGWDEWVTEYIQDAVEEKQEIIDLQKWQEERIAEIASSSESERETNPRLWLDPIWAQEAVRCLADRMKAILPEKESEIEERTQAYLLALNRLHREIGEALAILPHKEYAIAGGSFAPFARRYGLAETAYADGKELAEALRNRPRSVIFVETSNQKRGFRVIKEEKAGNVLPLDALGAPNDPERGSYIETMRYNLNSFKKGLSNGVDG